One window of the Scylla paramamosain isolate STU-SP2022 chromosome 22, ASM3559412v1, whole genome shotgun sequence genome contains the following:
- the LOC135111786 gene encoding four-domain proteases inhibitor-like produces MRHFILLSAVVVMVAAMPGVKDASCSSHCFVVKKQTRVCGSDNNIYNNLCALDYQKCSDATLTQLDEAACKKLLREKKCRQTCVQVKPTILCGADGMLYSDCELEAKRCNEPDFQADDNLKACPDRHSEETSQERFARNLKMTNVEQTGMGMDGKVLETNDGPVIKPEN; encoded by the exons ATGAGGCACTTTATTCTGCtgtcggcggtggtggtgatggtggcagcgaTGCCCGGTGTAAAGG ATGCAAGTTGCTCCAGCCACTGCTTTGTTGTGAAGAAGCAGACGCGCGTGTGTGGCTCTGACAACAACATCTACAACAACTTGTGCGCATTGGACTATCAGAAATGCAGCGATGCAACACTCACTCAACTTGACGAAGCGGCCTGCAAGAAACTgctgagag AGAAAAAGTGCCGGCAGACCTGTGTGCAAGTCAAACCGACTATCTTGTGTGGCGCTGACGGCATGCTGTACAGCGACTGTGAGCTGGAAGCCAAGCGCTGCAACGAGCCTGACTTCCAGGCTGACGACAACCTGAAGGCATGCCCAGATCGTCATTCAGAAGAAACGAGTCAAGAAAGGTTTGCCAGGAACCTTAAAATGACCAACGTGGAGCAAACTGGGATGGGCATGGATGGAAAAGTTCTGGAAACAAACGATGGGCCAGTAATAAAACCAGAAAATTAG